GCGCCGCCCACTGTAGCGCTGCCCGCACATTGGCCACTTCGACCACCCGCACGCCCTTGGTGCGCACACCCGTCGCGTCGGGCCCGCAGCCCGCCGGCACCAGCGCGAACGTGAAGCCCAGCCGGGCCGCCTCCGCCAGCCGTCGAGGCACCGCCCCCACCCGGCGTACCTCTCCCGTGAGACCGACCTCGCCGATCGCGACGAGGTGCGGCGCGACCGCCAGGTCGAGGCCGCCGGACGCGACGGCGAGCGCGACGGCCAGGTCAGCGGCCGGCTCGACCACGCGGATGCCGCCGACCGTGGCCGCGAAGACCTCCCGATCATGCAGCTTGAGGCTGTCGGTGCGGCGCTGCAGGACGGCGAGCACCATCGCCAGCCGGGCACTGTCCAGCCCAGACACCGTGCGCCTCGGCGAGCCGGGCACCGCCGCGCCGATGAGCGCCTGCACCTCGGTGACCAGCGCCCGCCGCCCCTCCATCGCCACCGTCACGCAGGTGCCCGGCACCGCCTCGGTGGAGCGGGTCAGAAAGAGGCCGGACGGGTCGGGCAGGCTGGAGATGCCGCTCTCGTGCATCTCGAAGCAGCCCACCTCGTCAGCGGTGCCGAACCGGTTTTTCACGCCGCGCACGAGCCGCAGCGACGAGTGCTTGTCGCCCTCGAAGTGCAGGACCACGTCGACGAGGTGCTCCAGGACGCGCGGGCCGGCCACCTGACCGTCCTTTGTGACGTGCCCGACGAGGATCGTGGCGATGCCCCGCTCCTTGGCCACCGAGACAAGCGCGGCCGTGACGGCCCGCACCTGGGTGACTCCGCCTGCCACACCCTCGGCGCCCGGCATGGAGATGGTCTGCACCGAGTCGAGCACCAGCAGGCCGGGCTTGACCGCGTCGAGGTGGCCGAGCACCGCGCTCAGGTCGCTCTCGGAGGCGAGGTAGAGCCGCTCGTGGAGCGTGCCCATGCGCTCGGCGCGCAGGCGCACCTGGCTGACCGACTCCTCGCCGCTCACCACCAGCGAAGGGCTGCCCGCGCCGGCCGCCCACTGCTGTGCGACGTCGAGCAGGAGGGTCGACTTGCCCACGCCGGGCTCGCCGGCCAGCAGCACGACCGCACCGGGCACGAGGCCGCCGCCGAGCACCCGGTCGAGCTCCGTCACGCCGGTGGGGCGGGCCTGGGCCGGTGCCGCGCTGATCTCGGCGATCGGGCGAGCCGGCTCGGACGGCATGCGCGAGCTGACCACGCGGCCGGCGGCCATCGGACCGGTCACCGTGCACTCGACGACCGAACCCCACTCGCCGCACTCAGGGCAGCGGCCGACCCACTTGGGTGGCTGGTGCCCGCAGGCGTCACACTCATACGCCGGGCGTGGCTCACGGGCCGCGGTGCGGCCCTTGGCCGGGCTCCGCGGGATCGATCTCGACGTCGTCACGCCGGCACCCTAACCAAGCGGTACGACGAAACCCCGCTCAGTGCTCGCCTTCGCCCGCCTCGGCGGAGCCGCGCGGCACCGGAGTGAGCGGCACGCCCATCGGCACGGCCAAGGTCAGCTTGGCGCCACCGCCGAAGTCGAGGACAAGCTCGACCATCTCGCCCGGCTTCAGCTCCTCGCTGAGCCCGACCAGCTCGATGAACTGCTGGCCACCGGCGTTCAGCGCGGCGAAGCTCCCGGCCGGGATCTGCACGCTCGCGGGCCGCGCGGGCGGCTCGGCGGCCGGGGTCGGCTCCGCGGACGGCGTGGCCTCGCCCGTGGGCGTCGCGGTCGGGGTGCCCGACGGGGTGGCCGTCGCGGACGGCGTGGGCGATGGCGATGCGGACGGCGATGCGGACGGCGACGGCGTGCCCTTCGCCCCGGCGGCCAGCGTGACCGACTCGGCGTCCGGGCTCGTCACGGTCACCGTGACGTCCTTGCCCGTGTTGTTGAAGATGTGCAGGTCGAGCGGGGCGTCAGCGCCCGCCTCGTAGCCACCGCCGTGGTAGACCACCAGGGCGTTGCGGACCGAGAAGGAGCCGTCGGTCGAGGTGACGTCGCCGCTGACACCCGGCACCGACGGGACCTTCGCCGCGGTCTCGGCGATCTGGCCTGCGCTGCACCCCGATGCAAGCAGGGCGGTCACCGCCGCCGCGCCGGCCAACAGCGTCATCGAGCGCCTCACGTCGGTCCTCCCTGTCGTGTCTGACCGGGGCCCAGCGTAGTTGCCCGTGATCGCCCGTTCGCGCCAGGCCCGCCAGTTGTGTCCCGCCGAACCCGGACGGACCCGTCGGTGCGCGCCGTCTCAGACCACGCGACCGCTGGTGACGAGCAGGAGAACGTCGATCAGGGCCACCACGAGAACCGCGCGGAAGACGGCCACCGGCCGGGCGCCGCGGGATGAGGCGAGGCGCCCGGCGTACCACCCCGCGGGGAGGACCACGACGGCGGCGGCGATCGCGGCGATTCCGTACCAGCTGGGGCGTCCGGGTGGCCCGAAGACGAGGGTGACCGTCGCCGCGAAGAGAAGCACCGCGGCGGCCGCCCGCGACCATGCCGGTCCGATGCGGTGCGGCAGCCCGCGGACGCCGGTGCGTACGTCGTCGCTGAGGTCCGGCAGCACGTTGGCGAAGTGCGCGCCGGCGCCGAGCAGCCCGCCGGCCGCCACGATCCACACCGGCGGCCGCGGCGCGCCGGGAAGGGCGAGGATCACGAACGCGGGCAGGGTGGCGAACGAGAACGCGTACGGCAGGACGGAGGCCGGCGTGAACTTGAGCGGCCAGTTGTAGAGCAGCGCGCTGACCAGGGCGGCCGTGATCGCGGCCGCGGCTGGCACGCCGAGCGTGAGCCCGACCAGCGGCGTGGCGACGGCTGCCGCGATGCCCGCGATGCCCACGGCGCGCCGGCTGACCGCGCCGGTGGCCAGCGGCTTGTCGCTCCGCGCCACAGCGGTGTCCCGCTCGGCGTCGAGCCAGTCGTTGGTCCAGCCGACGGCGAGCTGGGTGGCGAGCACGGTGAGACCCACCAGCGTGGCGTCGGCCGCGTCGTGGCCGACCCCGACGGCGAGCAGGATCGCGA
The window above is part of the Phytohabitans houttuyneae genome. Proteins encoded here:
- a CDS encoding UbiA family prenyltransferase, with translation MRVLWGLLRASHPEPGAAVTLVAILLAVGVGHDAADATLVGLTVLATQLAVGWTNDWLDAERDTAVARSDKPLATGAVSRRAVGIAGIAAAVATPLVGLTLGVPAAAAITAALVSALLYNWPLKFTPASVLPYAFSFATLPAFVILALPGAPRPPVWIVAAGGLLGAGAHFANVLPDLSDDVRTGVRGLPHRIGPAWSRAAAAVLLFAATVTLVFGPPGRPSWYGIAAIAAAVVVLPAGWYAGRLASSRGARPVAVFRAVLVVALIDVLLLVTSGRVV
- the radA gene encoding DNA repair protein RadA; this encodes MTTSRSIPRSPAKGRTAAREPRPAYECDACGHQPPKWVGRCPECGEWGSVVECTVTGPMAAGRVVSSRMPSEPARPIAEISAAPAQARPTGVTELDRVLGGGLVPGAVVLLAGEPGVGKSTLLLDVAQQWAAGAGSPSLVVSGEESVSQVRLRAERMGTLHERLYLASESDLSAVLGHLDAVKPGLLVLDSVQTISMPGAEGVAGGVTQVRAVTAALVSVAKERGIATILVGHVTKDGQVAGPRVLEHLVDVVLHFEGDKHSSLRLVRGVKNRFGTADEVGCFEMHESGISSLPDPSGLFLTRSTEAVPGTCVTVAMEGRRALVTEVQALIGAAVPGSPRRTVSGLDSARLAMVLAVLQRRTDSLKLHDREVFAATVGGIRVVEPAADLAVALAVASGGLDLAVAPHLVAIGEVGLTGEVRRVGAVPRRLAEAARLGFTFALVPAGCGPDATGVRTKGVRVVEVANVRAALQWAARASAE